In one Molothrus ater isolate BHLD 08-10-18 breed brown headed cowbird chromosome 6, BPBGC_Mater_1.1, whole genome shotgun sequence genomic region, the following are encoded:
- the TOGARAM1 gene encoding TOG array regulator of axonemal microtubules protein 1 isoform X5, with the protein MVEPPPGAAAPRGCGRAWERGGSAQHREDGTEPSGPAHNGPDTEPSGPAHNGSDTDPPGPALNGPGTDAPGPIQDGSDTEPPGPGEDGPGTEPPSHAHNGSGTEAPSSVEDGPGAEPPGPQEDAAALLGPELPLVPPELRARLLDRRDYRGRAQAVEQLRRAVEGCSPAALGAAPAAALLGLIALLDALLHDPNFAVARGALEVTRLLALRLGRRVPAVLAPLVCAAARALGDAQPAMRRDSARLLLRLMAAAGPRPVLRLLLQERLLRHRSARLREELLHTCIAALLAFPAAELDLPQLAAALAPALLDAKRRVRHAAMEAIAALASALGPGNAGALLRALDAVELRAGGAGVALAVRARLARNVLPRLGQQGLVEYGVPLPCSGRCRGPCPPPGADTEWLLMGSRSRSAHGHCGHPACRDALHGPACAQRGLSPRRVLSAGRGKNKLPWENEPAADGEGGSGVRMPVAKGVEQLAAANDSLHSPKPRPSQGIPGSAELLFSRSRTSRTSLTSEHLALAAAALGSHQPQLSGKCGTLGYSRGKSGSVGSDLQFLGLNNCQQDKVCSSLSFSSKTQRSFCTQAEPTMSFQGPSASQGTFILPSFPLSSPRNSPKHLSAPAALAGKSQEDPRSLSSSWPLKSFQGLPKPGCQKQLLSQKPGDNTGDSPLEKPSLQLEKPALQLEKHSLQLEKPSLQLEKHSLQLEKPSLQLEKHSLQLEKHSLQLEKPALQLEKPALQLEKHSLQLEKPALQLEKPPLQLEKPSLQLEKPPLQLEKPALQLEKPSLQLEKPALQLEKHSLQLEKPALQLEKHSLQLEKHSLQLEKPALQLEKPSLQLEKPALQLEKHSLQLEKPALQLEKHSLQLEKPALQLEKPALQLEKHSLQLEKHSLQLEKPALQLEKHSLQLEKPPLQLRSALGRGQALRGARPVPPIPRLPSPREPPGSREGTELAAGLAELHLQPEQVDQEEMQNSLRSLRSSAAKKRARLSSSMAELESPDSAVKLEFPGDCPSLGSSPGTTSTGESGISSLESLGSPVATLPRRRRVMSDTVPALGSKSHLAEASPARPRAPEGAEPPPSTGPAESVPGFAPKDDLGFTSGAVAVVGKGVFGSPPGPDASLPMPCVASGDAQGAREGAEAAPGRSFQQNSPSHSCCHAGKEGEIKMTLSKSAQEKLRRRRKEDKEHNHKEQQEGKDLEGKEEFPWERIRLSMSEPEKLAAERFSLCGDLLTSPKNGSLSLENVALNPSLKRTSSLKRSKCSSLLDSEEPCAGRGRCREPPVTQSPEVLDPAELLPFPRPEPALAEALALLADHDWEKKIEGLNFVRCLSAYHAPILTAKLHETTLAVAQEVKNLRSGVSRAAVVCLGDLFTHLKKSMDQELDNAVKVLLHKAGESNTFIREEVDKALKAMVNNVTPARALCSLINGGQSHLHSAVRRCTAQHLGDIVERLGPERVLAGGRPVAERLLPAMARFVQDSSQQTRYYGRRMLFSMMAHPDLDKILEKFVPPKDLPYVKETVGSLREKGLGEMPLDTPSAKGRRSQTGNVGHLRSSSTCRDAPIVPDRDSTESQEAPRRAAPRSALQGEEYLRDLVGSLNARDFRERIRGARQLLLDTESSPGLVLPNIVRFHGCCLDAFPDLRCFQASLARFQQQSDPGGFGGHAQDDSTAQRQFVTCDQHVNSCHSGQQPQLQKPRDLCSCHKCHPGSMSTLRHLPAPAAVLHKSPVPEWKSKAGPDRKAG; encoded by the exons ATGGTGGAGCCGCCGCCCGGAGCCGCCGCTccgcggggctgcggccgggCCTGGGAGCGCGGCGGCTCCGCGCAGCACCGTGAGGACGGCACGGAGCCCTCCGGCCCCGCTCACAACGGTCCGGACACGGAGCCCTCCGGCCCCGCTCACAACGGTTCGGACACGGATCCCCCTGGCCCCGCTTTGAACGGTCCGGGCACGGATGCCCCCGGCCCCATTCAGGACGGTTCGGACACGGAGCCCCCCGGTCCCGGTGAGGACGGGCCGGGCACGGAGCCCCCCAGCCATGCTCACAACGGTTCGGGCACGGAGGCCCCCAGCTCCGTTGAGGATGGGCCGGGCGCGGAGCCCCCCGGCCCGCAGGAGGACGCGGCCGCCCTGCTGGGGCCGGAGCTGCCGCTGGTGCCGCCGGAGCTCCGCGCGCGGCTGCTGGACCGGCGGGACTACCGGGGCCGGGCCCAGGCCGTGGAGCAGCTGCGGCGGGCGGTGGAGGGCTGCAGCCCGGCCGCGCTgggcgccgcgcccgccgccgcgctGCTGGGGCTGATCGCGCTGCTGGACGCGCTGCTGCACGACCCCAACTTCGCGGTGGCGCGGGGCGCGCTGGAGGTGACCCGGCTGCTGGCGCTGCGCCTCGGCCGCCGCGTCCCCGCCGTGCTGGCCCCGCTGGTGTGCGCGGCCGCCCGGGCGCTGGGGGACGCGCAGCCGGCCATGCGGCGGGACAGCGCCCGCCTGCTGCTGCGGCTGatggcggcggccgggccgcggcccgtgctgcggctgctgctgcaggagcgGCTGCTGCGGCACCGCAGCGCCCGGCTCCGCGAGGAGCTGCTCCACACGTGCATCGCCGCGCTGCTCGCCTTCCCCGCCGCCGAGCTGGACCTGCCCCAGCTGGCGGCCGCGCTGGCGCCGGCGCTGCTGGACGCCAAGCGCAGGGTCCGGCACGCTGCCATGGAGGCGATCGCCGCGCTGGCCTCGGCGCTGGGCCCCGGCAACGCCGGCGCGCTGCTCCGCGCCCTGGACGCGGTGGAGCTGCGGGCCGGCGGCGCGGGGGTGGCGCTCGCCGTGCGGGCCCGGCTGGCCCGGAACGTGCTGCCCCGGCTGGGCCAGCAGGGACTCGTGGAGTACGGagtgcccctgccctgctccggCCGCTGCCGCGGGCCCTGCCCGCCGCCCGGCGCCGACACCGAGTGGCTGCtgatgggcagcaggagccggAGCGCGCACGGGCACTGCGGGCACCCCGCCTGCCGCGATGCCCTGCACGGCCCCGCCTGTGCCCAGCGGGGACTGAGCCCCAGGAGAGTCCTGAGCGCCGGCAGAGGCAAAAACAAGCTGCCCTGGGAGAACGAGCCGGCTGCGGACGGGGAAGGTGGCTCGGGAGTGAGGATGCCCGTCGCGAAGGGCGTGGAGCAG ttGGCTGCAGCCAATGATTCCCTGCACTCCCCGAAGCCCCGGCCCTCGCAGGGGatcccaggcagtgctgagctgctgttcagcaggagcagaacttCCAGGACTTCACTGACCTCTGAGCACCTTGCCCTTGCTGCTG ctgctctgggctctcatCAGCCCCAGCTTTCAGGGAAGTGTGGGACCCTTGGATACTCACGTGGGAAGAGTGGCAGTGTGGGCTCTGATTTGCAGTTTTTGGGACTGAATAACTGCCAGCAGGACAAAG TTTGTTCCAGCCTCAGTTTTTCCAGCAAGACCCAGAGAAGTTTCTGCACTCAGGCAGAGCCCACCATGTCCTTCCAAggtcccagtgccagccagggcaccttcatcctgccctccttccccctGTCATCccccaggaacagccccaagcacctctctgctcctgctgcccttgcAGGGAAGTCCCAGGAGGATCCCAGGagcctctccagctcctggcctctCAAAAGCTTCCAGGGGCTGCCTAAGCCTGGTTGccagaagcagctgctcagccaaAAGCCAGGAGACAACACAG GGGACAGCCCGCTGGAGAagccttccctgcagctggagaagcctgccctgcagctggagaagcattccctgcagctggagaagccttccctgcagctggagaagcattccctgcagctggagaagccttccctgcagctggagaagcattccctgcagctggagaagcattccctgcagctggagaagcctgccctgcagctggagaagcctgccctgcagctggagaagcattccctgcagctggagaagcctgccctgcagctggagaagccccctctgcagctggagaagccttccctgcagctggagaagccccctctgcagctggagaagcctgccctgcagctggagaagccttccctgcagctggagaagcctgccctgcagctggagaagcattccctgcagctggagaagcctgccctgcagctggagaagcattccctgcagctggagaagcattccctgcagctggagaagcccgccctgcagctggagaagccttccctgcagctggagaagcctgccctgcagctggagaagcattccctgcagctggagaagcctgccctgcagctggagaagcattccctgcagctggagaagcctgccctgcagctggagaagcctgccctgcagctggagaagcattccctgcagctggagaagcattccctgcagctggagaagcctgccctgcagctggagaagcattccctgcagctggagaagcccCCCCTGCAGCTGAGGAGCGCCCTGGGCAGAGGGCAGGCCCTGAGGGGTGCCCGGCCCGTGCCCCCCATCCCGCGGCTGCCCAGCCCCCGGgagccccctggcagcagggagggcacggagctggcagcagggctggcagagctgcacctgcagcctgagcaggtGGACCAAGAGGAG ATGCAGAATTCCCTGCGGTCCCTGCGCAGCAGCGCAGCCAAGAAgagagccaggctgagcagcagcatggccGAGCTGGAGAGCCCCGACTCGGCGGTGAAACTGGAATTTCCCGGGGACTGCCCgtccctgggctcctccccCGGCACCACCTCCACCGGCGAGAGCGGAATTTCCAGCCTGGAGTCCCTGGGCTCCCCCGTGGCCACGCTGCCCCGCAGGAGGAGAGTGAT GTCAGACACTGTTCCAGCACTTGGCAGCAAATCCCACCTTGCAGAAGCATCTCCAGCAAGGCCCAGAGCCCCAGAGGGGGCAGAGCCCCCCCCCAGCACAG GCCCTGCAGAGTCAGTGCCTGGTTTTGCACCAAAGGATGATCTGGGTTTCACATCTGgagctgttgctgttgttggcAAAG GTGTTTTTGGGAGCCCTCCTGGCCCAGATGCCAGCCTGCCCATGCCCTGTGTGGCCAgtggggatgcccagggtgccagggagggagcagaggcagccccagggagaagcttccagcagaacagcccttcccattcctgttgccatgcagggaaggaaggagag ataaaaatgaCCTTGTCAAAATCTGCtcaggagaagctgaggaggaggaggaaagaagacAAAGAGCACAACCataaagagcagcaggaaggcaaagacttggaagggaaggaagaattCCCTTGGGAAAGGATTAGACTGAGCATGAGTGAACCAGAGAAACTCGCAGCAGAAA GGTTTAGTCTCTGTGGGGATTTACTGACATCACCAAAAAATGGATCTTTGTCCTTGGAAAATGTGGCCTTGAACCCTTCCCTGAAAAGAACATCCAGTTTGAAGAGGTCCAAGTGTTCATCCTTGCTAGATTCTG AGGAGCcgtgcgcggggcggggccgctgCCGGGAGCCGCCGGTGACGCAGAGCCCCGAGGTGCTGGACCCGGCcgagctgctgcccttcccccGGCCCGAGCCCGCCCTGGCAGAGGcgctggcactgctggctgacCACGACTG ggagaagaaaattgAAGGTCTGAACTTTGTCAGGTGCTTGTCTGCCTACCATGCCCCTATTTTGACTGCAAAGCTCCATGAAACAACTCTGGCTGTGGCTCAAGAG GTCAAGAATTTACGCTCAGGTGTTTCTCGAGCTGCTGTGGTCTGTTTAGGGGATTTGTTCACCCACCTGAAAAAGAGCATGGATCAAGAACTAGATAATGCAGTAAAAGTCCTTTTGCACAAAGCTGGGGAATCCAACACTTTTATAAGGGAAGAGGTAGACAAGGCACTGAAGGCCATGGTTAATAATGTGACTCCAGCACGTGCACTTTGTTCTCTTATAAATGGAGGGCAAAG ccACCTGCACTCGGCCGTGAGGAgatgcacagcccagcacctgGGGGACATCGTGGAGCGCCTGGGCCCCGAGCGCGTCCTGGCCGGGGGCCGGCCCGTGGCTGAGCGGCTGCTGCCCGCCATGGCCAGGTTTGTGCAGGACAGCTCCCAGCAGACAcg GTACTATGGGCGGAGGATGCTCTTCAGCATGATGGCTCATCCTGACTTGGATAAAATCCTGGAGAAGTTTGTGCCCCCCAAGGATTTGCCTTACGTTAAGGAAACTGTTGGCAGCCTACGAGAGAAG GGCCTGGGGGAGATGCCCTTGGATACACCCTCAGCCAAAGGAAGGCGTTCCCAGACTGGAAATGTTGGACATTTGAGGTCATCCTCTACTTGCAGAGATGCTCCCATCGTGCCAGACAG ggacagcacgGAGAGCCAGGAGGCCCCTCGCAGAGCAGCCCCCCGCAGCGCCCTGCAGGGCGAGGAGTACCTCAGGGACCTCGTGGGCTCCCTGAACGCCAGAGATTTCCGGGAGCGCATCCGCGGGGCgcggcagctgctgctggacacGGAGAGCAGCCCCGGCCTGGTGCTGCCCAACATCGTCAGG TTCCACGGGTGCTGCTTGGATGCTTTTCCAGATCTTCGATGCTTTCAAGCCTCGCTTGCACGATTCCAACAGCAAAGTGACCCAGGTGGCTTTGGAGGCCATGCACAAGATGATTCCACTGCTCAAAGACAATTTGTCACCTGTGATCAACATGTTAATTCCTGCCATAGTGGACAACAACCTCAACTCCAAAAACCCAGGGATTTATGCAGCTGCCACAAATGTCATCCAGGCTCTATGTCAACACTTAG acacctccctgctcctgcagccgTTCTGCACAAAAGCCCAGTTCCTGagtggaaaagcaaagcaggacCTGACAGAAAAGCTGGCTG A
- the TOGARAM1 gene encoding TOG array regulator of axonemal microtubules protein 1 isoform X4 — protein MVEPPPGAAAPRGCGRAWERGGSAQHREDGTEPSGPAHNGPDTEPSGPAHNGSDTDPPGPALNGPGTDAPGPIQDGSDTEPPGPGEDGPGTEPPSHAHNGSGTEAPSSVEDGPGAEPPGPQEDAAALLGPELPLVPPELRARLLDRRDYRGRAQAVEQLRRAVEGCSPAALGAAPAAALLGLIALLDALLHDPNFAVARGALEVTRLLALRLGRRVPAVLAPLVCAAARALGDAQPAMRRDSARLLLRLMAAAGPRPVLRLLLQERLLRHRSARLREELLHTCIAALLAFPAAELDLPQLAAALAPALLDAKRRVRHAAMEAIAALASALGPGNAGALLRALDAVELRAGGAGVALAVRARLARNVLPRLGQQGLVEYGVPLPCSGRCRGPCPPPGADTEWLLMGSRSRSAHGHCGHPACRDALHGPACAQRGLSPRRVLSAGRGKNKLPWENEPAADGEGGSGVRMPVAKGVEQLAAANDSLHSPKPRPSQGIPGSAELLFSRSRTSRTSLTSEHLALAAAALGSHQPQLSGKCGTLGYSRGKSGSVGSDLQFLGLNNCQQDKVCSSLSFSSKTQRSFCTQAEPTMSFQGPSASQGTFILPSFPLSSPRNSPKHLSAPAALAGKSQEDPRSLSSSWPLKSFQGLPKPGCQKQLLSQKPGDNTGDSPLEKPSLQLEKPALQLEKHSLQLEKPSLQLEKHSLQLEKPSLQLEKHSLQLEKHSLQLEKPALQLEKPALQLEKHSLQLEKPALQLEKPPLQLEKPSLQLEKPPLQLEKPALQLEKPSLQLEKPALQLEKHSLQLEKPALQLEKHSLQLEKHSLQLEKPALQLEKPSLQLEKPALQLEKHSLQLEKPALQLEKHSLQLEKPALQLEKPALQLEKHSLQLEKHSLQLEKPALQLEKHSLQLEKPPLQLRSALGRGQALRGARPVPPIPRLPSPREPPGSREGTELAAGLAELHLQPEQVDQEEMQNSLRSLRSSAAKKRARLSSSMAELESPDSAVKLEFPGDCPSLGSSPGTTSTGESGISSLESLGSPVATLPRRRRVMSDTVPALGSKSHLAEASPARPRAPEGAEPPPSTGPAESVPGFAPKDDLGFTSGAVAVVGKGVFGSPPGPDASLPMPCVASGDAQGAREGAEAAPGRSFQQNSPSHSCCHAGKEGEIKMTLSKSAQEKLRRRRKEDKEHNHKEQQEGKDLEGKEEFPWERIRLSMSEPEKLAAERFSLCGDLLTSPKNGSLSLENVALNPSLKRTSSLKRSKCSSLLDSEEPCAGRGRCREPPVTQSPEVLDPAELLPFPRPEPALAEALALLADHDWEKKIEGLNFVRCLSAYHAPILTAKLHETTLAVAQEVKNLRSGVSRAAVVCLGDLFTHLKKSMDQELDNAVKVLLHKAGESNTFIREEVDKALKAMVNNVTPARALCSLINGGQSHLHSAVRRCTAQHLGDIVERLGPERVLAGGRPVAERLLPAMARFVQDSSQQTRYYGRRMLFSMMAHPDLDKILEKFVPPKDLPYVKETVGSLREKGLGEMPLDTPSAKGRRSQTGNVGHLRSSSTCRDAPIVPDRDSTESQEAPRRAAPRSALQGEEYLRDLVGSLNARDFRERIRGARQLLLDTESSPGLVLPNIVRIFDAFKPRLHDSNSKVTQVALEAMHKMIPLLKDNLSPVINMLIPAIVDNNLNSKNPGIYAAATNVIQALCQHLDTSLLLQPFCTKAQFLSGKAKQDLTEKLAELVPELYPSHMWG, from the exons ATGGTGGAGCCGCCGCCCGGAGCCGCCGCTccgcggggctgcggccgggCCTGGGAGCGCGGCGGCTCCGCGCAGCACCGTGAGGACGGCACGGAGCCCTCCGGCCCCGCTCACAACGGTCCGGACACGGAGCCCTCCGGCCCCGCTCACAACGGTTCGGACACGGATCCCCCTGGCCCCGCTTTGAACGGTCCGGGCACGGATGCCCCCGGCCCCATTCAGGACGGTTCGGACACGGAGCCCCCCGGTCCCGGTGAGGACGGGCCGGGCACGGAGCCCCCCAGCCATGCTCACAACGGTTCGGGCACGGAGGCCCCCAGCTCCGTTGAGGATGGGCCGGGCGCGGAGCCCCCCGGCCCGCAGGAGGACGCGGCCGCCCTGCTGGGGCCGGAGCTGCCGCTGGTGCCGCCGGAGCTCCGCGCGCGGCTGCTGGACCGGCGGGACTACCGGGGCCGGGCCCAGGCCGTGGAGCAGCTGCGGCGGGCGGTGGAGGGCTGCAGCCCGGCCGCGCTgggcgccgcgcccgccgccgcgctGCTGGGGCTGATCGCGCTGCTGGACGCGCTGCTGCACGACCCCAACTTCGCGGTGGCGCGGGGCGCGCTGGAGGTGACCCGGCTGCTGGCGCTGCGCCTCGGCCGCCGCGTCCCCGCCGTGCTGGCCCCGCTGGTGTGCGCGGCCGCCCGGGCGCTGGGGGACGCGCAGCCGGCCATGCGGCGGGACAGCGCCCGCCTGCTGCTGCGGCTGatggcggcggccgggccgcggcccgtgctgcggctgctgctgcaggagcgGCTGCTGCGGCACCGCAGCGCCCGGCTCCGCGAGGAGCTGCTCCACACGTGCATCGCCGCGCTGCTCGCCTTCCCCGCCGCCGAGCTGGACCTGCCCCAGCTGGCGGCCGCGCTGGCGCCGGCGCTGCTGGACGCCAAGCGCAGGGTCCGGCACGCTGCCATGGAGGCGATCGCCGCGCTGGCCTCGGCGCTGGGCCCCGGCAACGCCGGCGCGCTGCTCCGCGCCCTGGACGCGGTGGAGCTGCGGGCCGGCGGCGCGGGGGTGGCGCTCGCCGTGCGGGCCCGGCTGGCCCGGAACGTGCTGCCCCGGCTGGGCCAGCAGGGACTCGTGGAGTACGGagtgcccctgccctgctccggCCGCTGCCGCGGGCCCTGCCCGCCGCCCGGCGCCGACACCGAGTGGCTGCtgatgggcagcaggagccggAGCGCGCACGGGCACTGCGGGCACCCCGCCTGCCGCGATGCCCTGCACGGCCCCGCCTGTGCCCAGCGGGGACTGAGCCCCAGGAGAGTCCTGAGCGCCGGCAGAGGCAAAAACAAGCTGCCCTGGGAGAACGAGCCGGCTGCGGACGGGGAAGGTGGCTCGGGAGTGAGGATGCCCGTCGCGAAGGGCGTGGAGCAG ttGGCTGCAGCCAATGATTCCCTGCACTCCCCGAAGCCCCGGCCCTCGCAGGGGatcccaggcagtgctgagctgctgttcagcaggagcagaacttCCAGGACTTCACTGACCTCTGAGCACCTTGCCCTTGCTGCTG ctgctctgggctctcatCAGCCCCAGCTTTCAGGGAAGTGTGGGACCCTTGGATACTCACGTGGGAAGAGTGGCAGTGTGGGCTCTGATTTGCAGTTTTTGGGACTGAATAACTGCCAGCAGGACAAAG TTTGTTCCAGCCTCAGTTTTTCCAGCAAGACCCAGAGAAGTTTCTGCACTCAGGCAGAGCCCACCATGTCCTTCCAAggtcccagtgccagccagggcaccttcatcctgccctccttccccctGTCATCccccaggaacagccccaagcacctctctgctcctgctgcccttgcAGGGAAGTCCCAGGAGGATCCCAGGagcctctccagctcctggcctctCAAAAGCTTCCAGGGGCTGCCTAAGCCTGGTTGccagaagcagctgctcagccaaAAGCCAGGAGACAACACAG GGGACAGCCCGCTGGAGAagccttccctgcagctggagaagcctgccctgcagctggagaagcattccctgcagctggagaagccttccctgcagctggagaagcattccctgcagctggagaagccttccctgcagctggagaagcattccctgcagctggagaagcattccctgcagctggagaagcctgccctgcagctggagaagcctgccctgcagctggagaagcattccctgcagctggagaagcctgccctgcagctggagaagccccctctgcagctggagaagccttccctgcagctggagaagccccctctgcagctggagaagcctgccctgcagctggagaagccttccctgcagctggagaagcctgccctgcagctggagaagcattccctgcagctggagaagcctgccctgcagctggagaagcattccctgcagctggagaagcattccctgcagctggagaagcccgccctgcagctggagaagccttccctgcagctggagaagcctgccctgcagctggagaagcattccctgcagctggagaagcctgccctgcagctggagaagcattccctgcagctggagaagcctgccctgcagctggagaagcctgccctgcagctggagaagcattccctgcagctggagaagcattccctgcagctggagaagcctgccctgcagctggagaagcattccctgcagctggagaagcccCCCCTGCAGCTGAGGAGCGCCCTGGGCAGAGGGCAGGCCCTGAGGGGTGCCCGGCCCGTGCCCCCCATCCCGCGGCTGCCCAGCCCCCGGgagccccctggcagcagggagggcacggagctggcagcagggctggcagagctgcacctgcagcctgagcaggtGGACCAAGAGGAG ATGCAGAATTCCCTGCGGTCCCTGCGCAGCAGCGCAGCCAAGAAgagagccaggctgagcagcagcatggccGAGCTGGAGAGCCCCGACTCGGCGGTGAAACTGGAATTTCCCGGGGACTGCCCgtccctgggctcctccccCGGCACCACCTCCACCGGCGAGAGCGGAATTTCCAGCCTGGAGTCCCTGGGCTCCCCCGTGGCCACGCTGCCCCGCAGGAGGAGAGTGAT GTCAGACACTGTTCCAGCACTTGGCAGCAAATCCCACCTTGCAGAAGCATCTCCAGCAAGGCCCAGAGCCCCAGAGGGGGCAGAGCCCCCCCCCAGCACAG GCCCTGCAGAGTCAGTGCCTGGTTTTGCACCAAAGGATGATCTGGGTTTCACATCTGgagctgttgctgttgttggcAAAG GTGTTTTTGGGAGCCCTCCTGGCCCAGATGCCAGCCTGCCCATGCCCTGTGTGGCCAgtggggatgcccagggtgccagggagggagcagaggcagccccagggagaagcttccagcagaacagcccttcccattcctgttgccatgcagggaaggaaggagag ataaaaatgaCCTTGTCAAAATCTGCtcaggagaagctgaggaggaggaggaaagaagacAAAGAGCACAACCataaagagcagcaggaaggcaaagacttggaagggaaggaagaattCCCTTGGGAAAGGATTAGACTGAGCATGAGTGAACCAGAGAAACTCGCAGCAGAAA GGTTTAGTCTCTGTGGGGATTTACTGACATCACCAAAAAATGGATCTTTGTCCTTGGAAAATGTGGCCTTGAACCCTTCCCTGAAAAGAACATCCAGTTTGAAGAGGTCCAAGTGTTCATCCTTGCTAGATTCTG AGGAGCcgtgcgcggggcggggccgctgCCGGGAGCCGCCGGTGACGCAGAGCCCCGAGGTGCTGGACCCGGCcgagctgctgcccttcccccGGCCCGAGCCCGCCCTGGCAGAGGcgctggcactgctggctgacCACGACTG ggagaagaaaattgAAGGTCTGAACTTTGTCAGGTGCTTGTCTGCCTACCATGCCCCTATTTTGACTGCAAAGCTCCATGAAACAACTCTGGCTGTGGCTCAAGAG GTCAAGAATTTACGCTCAGGTGTTTCTCGAGCTGCTGTGGTCTGTTTAGGGGATTTGTTCACCCACCTGAAAAAGAGCATGGATCAAGAACTAGATAATGCAGTAAAAGTCCTTTTGCACAAAGCTGGGGAATCCAACACTTTTATAAGGGAAGAGGTAGACAAGGCACTGAAGGCCATGGTTAATAATGTGACTCCAGCACGTGCACTTTGTTCTCTTATAAATGGAGGGCAAAG ccACCTGCACTCGGCCGTGAGGAgatgcacagcccagcacctgGGGGACATCGTGGAGCGCCTGGGCCCCGAGCGCGTCCTGGCCGGGGGCCGGCCCGTGGCTGAGCGGCTGCTGCCCGCCATGGCCAGGTTTGTGCAGGACAGCTCCCAGCAGACAcg GTACTATGGGCGGAGGATGCTCTTCAGCATGATGGCTCATCCTGACTTGGATAAAATCCTGGAGAAGTTTGTGCCCCCCAAGGATTTGCCTTACGTTAAGGAAACTGTTGGCAGCCTACGAGAGAAG GGCCTGGGGGAGATGCCCTTGGATACACCCTCAGCCAAAGGAAGGCGTTCCCAGACTGGAAATGTTGGACATTTGAGGTCATCCTCTACTTGCAGAGATGCTCCCATCGTGCCAGACAG ggacagcacgGAGAGCCAGGAGGCCCCTCGCAGAGCAGCCCCCCGCAGCGCCCTGCAGGGCGAGGAGTACCTCAGGGACCTCGTGGGCTCCCTGAACGCCAGAGATTTCCGGGAGCGCATCCGCGGGGCgcggcagctgctgctggacacGGAGAGCAGCCCCGGCCTGGTGCTGCCCAACATCGTCAGG ATCTTCGATGCTTTCAAGCCTCGCTTGCACGATTCCAACAGCAAAGTGACCCAGGTGGCTTTGGAGGCCATGCACAAGATGATTCCACTGCTCAAAGACAATTTGTCACCTGTGATCAACATGTTAATTCCTGCCATAGTGGACAACAACCTCAACTCCAAAAACCCAGGGATTTATGCAGCTGCCACAAATGTCATCCAGGCTCTATGTCAACACTTAG acacctccctgctcctgcagccgTTCTGCACAAAAGCCCAGTTCCTGagtggaaaagcaaagcaggacCTGACAGAAAAGCTGGCTG agctggtgccagAGCTGTACCCCTCTCACATGTGGGGATAA